In the genome of Lynx canadensis isolate LIC74 chromosome F1, mLynCan4.pri.v2, whole genome shotgun sequence, one region contains:
- the HNRNPU gene encoding heterogeneous nuclear ribonucleoprotein U isoform X1 encodes MSSSPVNVKKLKVSELKEELKKRRLSDKGLKAELMERLQAALDDEEAGGRPAMEPGNGSLDLGGDSAGRSGAGLEQEAAAGGDEEEEEEEEEEEGIAALDGDQMELGEENGAAGAADSGPMEEEEAASEDENGDDQGFQEGEDELGDEEEGAGDENGHGEQQPQPPATPQQQPPQQRGAAKEAAGKSSGPTSLFAVTVAPPGARQGQQQAGGKKKAEGGGGGGRPGAPAAGDGKTEQKGGDKKRGVKRPREDHGRGYFEYIEENKYSRAKSPQPPVEEEDEHFDDTVVCLDTYNCDLHFKISRDRLSASSLTMESFAFLWAGGRASYGVSKGKVCFEMKVTEKIPVRHLYTKDIDIHEVRIGWSLTTSGMLLGEEEFSYGYSLKGIKTCNCETEDYGEKFDENDVITCFANFESDEVELSYAKNGQDLGIAFKISKEILAGRPLFPHVLCHNCAVEFNFGQKEKPYFPIPEDYTFIQNVPLEDRVRGPKGPEEKKDCEVVMMIGLPGAGKTTWVTKHAAENPGKYNILGTNTIMDKMMVAGFKKQMADTGKLNTLLQRAPQCLGKFIEIAARKKRNFILDQTNVSAAAQRRKMCLFAGFQRKAVVVCPKDEDYKQRTQKKAEVEGKDLPEHAVLKMKGNFTLPEVAECFDEITYVELQKEEAQKLLEQYKEESKKALPPEKKQNTGSKKSNKNKSGKNQFNRGGGHRGRGGFNMRGGSFRGGAPGNRGGYNRRGNMPQRGGGGGGSGGIGYPYPRGPVFPSRGGYSNRGNYSRGGMPNRGNYNQNFRGRGNNRGYKNQSQGYNQWQQGQFWGQKPWSQHYHQGYY; translated from the exons ATGAGTTCCTCGCCTGTTAATGTAAAAAAGCTGAAGGTCTCGGAGCTGAAAGAGGAGCTCAAGAAGCGGCGCCTTTCCGACAAGGGTCTCAAGGCCGAGCTCATGGAGCGACTCCAGGCCGCGCTGGACGACGAGGAGGCCGGCGGCCGCCCCGCCATGGAGCCCGGGAACGGCAGCCTAGACCTGGGCGGGGATTCCGCCGGGCGCTCGGGAGCAGGCCTCGAGCAGGAGGCCGCGGCCGGCGgcgacgaggaggaggaggaggaggaagaggaggaggaagggatcgCCGCGCTGGATGGCGACCAGATGGAGCTAGGGGAGGAGAACGGGGCCGCGGGGGCGGCCGACTCGGGCccgatggaggaggaggaggccgccTCGGAAGACGAGAACGGCGACGATCAGGGCTTCCAGGAAGGGGAAGATGAGCTCGGCGACGAGGAGGAAGGCGCGGGCGACGAGAACGGGCACGGGGAGCAGCAGCCTCAACCGCCGGCGACGCCGCAGCAACAGCCCCCACAGCAGCGCGGGGCCGCCAAGGAGGCCGCGGGGAAGAGCAGCGGCCCCACCTCGCTGTTCGCGGTGACGGTGGCGCCGCCCGGGGCGAGGCAGGGCCAGCAGCAGGCGGGAGGTAAGAAGAAGGCGGaaggcggcggaggcggcggtcGCCCCGGGGCTCCGGCGGCGG GAGACGgcaaaacagagcagaaaggcGGAGATAAAAAGAGAGGTGTGAAAAGACCTCGAGAAGATCATGGCCGTGGATATTTTGAGTACATTGAAGAGAACAAGTATAGCAG AGCCAAATCTCCCCAGCCACCTGTTGAAGAGGAAGATGAGCACTTCGATGACACAGTGGTTTGTCTTGATACTT ATAATTGtgatctacattttaaaatatcaagagaCCGCCTCAGTGCTTCTTCCCTTACTATGgagagttttgcttttctttgggcCGGAGGAAGGGCATCTTACGGTGTGTCCAAAGGCAAAGTCTGTTTTGAGATGAAG GTTACAGAGAAGATCCCAGTAAGGCATTTATATACAAAAGATATTGACATACATGAAGTTCGGATTGGCTGGTCACTAACCACAAGTGGAATGTTGCTTG GTGAAGAAGAATTCTCTTATGGGTATTCTCTTAAAGGAATAAAAACCTGCAACTGTGAGACTGAAGATTATGGAGAGAAATTTGATGAAAATGATGTGATAACATGTTTTGCT AACTTTGAAAGCGATGAAGTAGAACTCTCCTATGCAAAGAACGGGCAAGATCTTGGCATTGCCttcaaaatcagtaaggaaattcTTGCTGGAAGGCCACTCTTCCCGCATGTTCTCTGCCACAACTGTGCAGTTGAATTTAATTTTGGTCAGAAGGAAAAGCCATATTTTCCAATACCAGAAGATTATACTTTTATCCAGAATGTCCCCTTAGAGGATCGAGTTAGAGGACCAAAGGGGCCTGAAGAGAAGAAAGATTGTGAa GTTGTTATGATGATTGGCTTGCCTGGAGCTGGGAAAACCACCTGGGTTACTAAACATGCGGCAGAAAATCCTGGTAAATACAACATTCTCGGAACAAACACCATAATGGATAAAATGATG GTGGCAGGTTTTAAGAAACAGATGGCTGATACTGGAAAACTGAACACGCTGTTGCAGAGGGCTCCACAGTGTCTCGGAAAGTTTATTGAGATCGCTGCCCGTAAGAAGCGAAATTTCATTCTGGATCAG ACCAACGTGTCTGCTGCTGCCCAGAGGAGAAAAATGTGCCTGTTTGCAGGCTTCCAGCGAAAAGCTGTCGTAGTTTGCCCAAAAGATGAAGACTATAagcaaagaacacagaagaaagctgaagtagAGGGGAAAGACCTACCAGAACACGCTGTCCTCAAaatgaaag GAAACTTCACGCTGCCGGAGGTGGCCGAGTGCTTTGATGAAATCACCTATGTTGAGCTGCAGAAGGAGGAAGCCCAAAAACTTCTGGAGCAGTATAAGGAGGAGAGCAAAAAGGCACTGCCGCcggaaaagaaacagaacaccGGCTCCAAgaagagcaataaaaataagagtgGCAAGAACCAGTTCAACAGAGGCGGCGGCCACAGAGGACGTGGCGGGTTCAACATGCGCGGCGGGAGTTTCAGAGGAGGAG CTCCTGGGAATCGCGGTGGTTACAACAGGAGGGGCAACATGCCGCAGCGAGGTGGTGGCGGTGGCGGCAGTGGCGGCATCGGCTACCCGTACCCTCGCGGCCCCGTGTTCCCCAGCCGAGGCGGTTACTCGAACAGAGGGAACTACAGCAGAGGCGGGATGCCCAACAGAGGGAACTACAACCAg aacttCAGAGGACGAGGAAACAATCGTGGCTACAAAAACCAATCTCAGGGCTACAACCAGTGGCAGCAGGGT CAATTCTGGGGTCAGAAGCCATGGAGTCAGCATTATCACCAAGGATATTATTGA
- the HNRNPU gene encoding heterogeneous nuclear ribonucleoprotein U isoform X2 → MSSSPVNVKKLKVSELKEELKKRRLSDKGLKAELMERLQAALDDEEAGGRPAMEPGNGSLDLGGDSAGRSGAGLEQEAAAGGDEEEEEEEEEEEGIAALDGDQMELGEENGAAGAADSGPMEEEEAASEDENGDDQGFQEGEDELGDEEEGAGDENGHGEQQPQPPATPQQQPPQQRGAAKEAAGKSSGPTSLFAVTVAPPGARQGQQQAGGDGKTEQKGGDKKRGVKRPREDHGRGYFEYIEENKYSRAKSPQPPVEEEDEHFDDTVVCLDTYNCDLHFKISRDRLSASSLTMESFAFLWAGGRASYGVSKGKVCFEMKVTEKIPVRHLYTKDIDIHEVRIGWSLTTSGMLLGEEEFSYGYSLKGIKTCNCETEDYGEKFDENDVITCFANFESDEVELSYAKNGQDLGIAFKISKEILAGRPLFPHVLCHNCAVEFNFGQKEKPYFPIPEDYTFIQNVPLEDRVRGPKGPEEKKDCEVVMMIGLPGAGKTTWVTKHAAENPGKYNILGTNTIMDKMMVAGFKKQMADTGKLNTLLQRAPQCLGKFIEIAARKKRNFILDQTNVSAAAQRRKMCLFAGFQRKAVVVCPKDEDYKQRTQKKAEVEGKDLPEHAVLKMKGNFTLPEVAECFDEITYVELQKEEAQKLLEQYKEESKKALPPEKKQNTGSKKSNKNKSGKNQFNRGGGHRGRGGFNMRGGSFRGGAPGNRGGYNRRGNMPQRGGGGGGSGGIGYPYPRGPVFPSRGGYSNRGNYSRGGMPNRGNYNQNFRGRGNNRGYKNQSQGYNQWQQGQFWGQKPWSQHYHQGYY, encoded by the exons ATGAGTTCCTCGCCTGTTAATGTAAAAAAGCTGAAGGTCTCGGAGCTGAAAGAGGAGCTCAAGAAGCGGCGCCTTTCCGACAAGGGTCTCAAGGCCGAGCTCATGGAGCGACTCCAGGCCGCGCTGGACGACGAGGAGGCCGGCGGCCGCCCCGCCATGGAGCCCGGGAACGGCAGCCTAGACCTGGGCGGGGATTCCGCCGGGCGCTCGGGAGCAGGCCTCGAGCAGGAGGCCGCGGCCGGCGgcgacgaggaggaggaggaggaggaagaggaggaggaagggatcgCCGCGCTGGATGGCGACCAGATGGAGCTAGGGGAGGAGAACGGGGCCGCGGGGGCGGCCGACTCGGGCccgatggaggaggaggaggccgccTCGGAAGACGAGAACGGCGACGATCAGGGCTTCCAGGAAGGGGAAGATGAGCTCGGCGACGAGGAGGAAGGCGCGGGCGACGAGAACGGGCACGGGGAGCAGCAGCCTCAACCGCCGGCGACGCCGCAGCAACAGCCCCCACAGCAGCGCGGGGCCGCCAAGGAGGCCGCGGGGAAGAGCAGCGGCCCCACCTCGCTGTTCGCGGTGACGGTGGCGCCGCCCGGGGCGAGGCAGGGCCAGCAGCAGGCGGGAG GAGACGgcaaaacagagcagaaaggcGGAGATAAAAAGAGAGGTGTGAAAAGACCTCGAGAAGATCATGGCCGTGGATATTTTGAGTACATTGAAGAGAACAAGTATAGCAG AGCCAAATCTCCCCAGCCACCTGTTGAAGAGGAAGATGAGCACTTCGATGACACAGTGGTTTGTCTTGATACTT ATAATTGtgatctacattttaaaatatcaagagaCCGCCTCAGTGCTTCTTCCCTTACTATGgagagttttgcttttctttgggcCGGAGGAAGGGCATCTTACGGTGTGTCCAAAGGCAAAGTCTGTTTTGAGATGAAG GTTACAGAGAAGATCCCAGTAAGGCATTTATATACAAAAGATATTGACATACATGAAGTTCGGATTGGCTGGTCACTAACCACAAGTGGAATGTTGCTTG GTGAAGAAGAATTCTCTTATGGGTATTCTCTTAAAGGAATAAAAACCTGCAACTGTGAGACTGAAGATTATGGAGAGAAATTTGATGAAAATGATGTGATAACATGTTTTGCT AACTTTGAAAGCGATGAAGTAGAACTCTCCTATGCAAAGAACGGGCAAGATCTTGGCATTGCCttcaaaatcagtaaggaaattcTTGCTGGAAGGCCACTCTTCCCGCATGTTCTCTGCCACAACTGTGCAGTTGAATTTAATTTTGGTCAGAAGGAAAAGCCATATTTTCCAATACCAGAAGATTATACTTTTATCCAGAATGTCCCCTTAGAGGATCGAGTTAGAGGACCAAAGGGGCCTGAAGAGAAGAAAGATTGTGAa GTTGTTATGATGATTGGCTTGCCTGGAGCTGGGAAAACCACCTGGGTTACTAAACATGCGGCAGAAAATCCTGGTAAATACAACATTCTCGGAACAAACACCATAATGGATAAAATGATG GTGGCAGGTTTTAAGAAACAGATGGCTGATACTGGAAAACTGAACACGCTGTTGCAGAGGGCTCCACAGTGTCTCGGAAAGTTTATTGAGATCGCTGCCCGTAAGAAGCGAAATTTCATTCTGGATCAG ACCAACGTGTCTGCTGCTGCCCAGAGGAGAAAAATGTGCCTGTTTGCAGGCTTCCAGCGAAAAGCTGTCGTAGTTTGCCCAAAAGATGAAGACTATAagcaaagaacacagaagaaagctgaagtagAGGGGAAAGACCTACCAGAACACGCTGTCCTCAAaatgaaag GAAACTTCACGCTGCCGGAGGTGGCCGAGTGCTTTGATGAAATCACCTATGTTGAGCTGCAGAAGGAGGAAGCCCAAAAACTTCTGGAGCAGTATAAGGAGGAGAGCAAAAAGGCACTGCCGCcggaaaagaaacagaacaccGGCTCCAAgaagagcaataaaaataagagtgGCAAGAACCAGTTCAACAGAGGCGGCGGCCACAGAGGACGTGGCGGGTTCAACATGCGCGGCGGGAGTTTCAGAGGAGGAG CTCCTGGGAATCGCGGTGGTTACAACAGGAGGGGCAACATGCCGCAGCGAGGTGGTGGCGGTGGCGGCAGTGGCGGCATCGGCTACCCGTACCCTCGCGGCCCCGTGTTCCCCAGCCGAGGCGGTTACTCGAACAGAGGGAACTACAGCAGAGGCGGGATGCCCAACAGAGGGAACTACAACCAg aacttCAGAGGACGAGGAAACAATCGTGGCTACAAAAACCAATCTCAGGGCTACAACCAGTGGCAGCAGGGT CAATTCTGGGGTCAGAAGCCATGGAGTCAGCATTATCACCAAGGATATTATTGA
- the LOC115505258 gene encoding cytochrome c oxidase assembly protein COX20, mitochondrial isoform X1, whose protein sequence is MAAAPEPGEPAKGKTFKLLGILDVENIPCARDSVLYGSLGSVVAGLGHFLLTSRIRRSCDVGVGGFILVTLGCWFHCRYNYAKLRIQERMAREGIKNKILYESTHLDPQRKPANGNGGSGVTSSTENPATTH, encoded by the exons ATGGCCGCCGCGCCGGAGCCCGGCGAGCCCGCCAAGGGGAAG ACCTTCAAGCTCCTAGGAATTTTGGATGTCGAGAACATCCCCTGTGCACGAGATTCAGTATTATATGGTTCATTAGGATCTGTTGTGGCTGGCCTTGGACATTTTTTGTTAACTA GTAGGATTAGAAGATCATGTGATGTTGGAGTAGGAGGATTTATCTTGGTGACATTAGGATGCTG GTTCCACTGTAGGTATAATTATGCAAAGCTAAGAATCCAGGAAAGAATGGCcagagaaggaattaaaaataagattttatatgAAAGTACCCACCTTGATCCTCAAAGAAAACCAGCCAACGGCAACGGCGGCAGTGGGGTGACCTCGAGCACAGAAAACCCAGCTACAACTCACTGA
- the LOC115505258 gene encoding cytochrome c oxidase assembly protein COX20, mitochondrial isoform X2 — protein sequence MTFKLLGILDVENIPCARDSVLYGSLGSVVAGLGHFLLTSRIRRSCDVGVGGFILVTLGCWFHCRYNYAKLRIQERMAREGIKNKILYESTHLDPQRKPANGNGGSGVTSSTENPATTH from the exons ATG ACCTTCAAGCTCCTAGGAATTTTGGATGTCGAGAACATCCCCTGTGCACGAGATTCAGTATTATATGGTTCATTAGGATCTGTTGTGGCTGGCCTTGGACATTTTTTGTTAACTA GTAGGATTAGAAGATCATGTGATGTTGGAGTAGGAGGATTTATCTTGGTGACATTAGGATGCTG GTTCCACTGTAGGTATAATTATGCAAAGCTAAGAATCCAGGAAAGAATGGCcagagaaggaattaaaaataagattttatatgAAAGTACCCACCTTGATCCTCAAAGAAAACCAGCCAACGGCAACGGCGGCAGTGGGGTGACCTCGAGCACAGAAAACCCAGCTACAACTCACTGA
- the LOC115505258 gene encoding cytochrome c oxidase assembly protein COX20, mitochondrial isoform X3 encodes MAAAPEPGEPAKGKTFKLLGILDVENIPCARDSVLYGSLGSVVAGLGHFLLTRLEDHVMLE; translated from the exons ATGGCCGCCGCGCCGGAGCCCGGCGAGCCCGCCAAGGGGAAG ACCTTCAAGCTCCTAGGAATTTTGGATGTCGAGAACATCCCCTGTGCACGAGATTCAGTATTATATGGTTCATTAGGATCTGTTGTGGCTGGCCTTGGACATTTTTTGTTAACTA GATTAGAAGATCATGTGATGTTGGAGTAG